In Alkalihalobacterium alkalinitrilicum, a genomic segment contains:
- the helD gene encoding RNA polymerase recycling motor HelD — MTEQIHEWKIEQARVSNVIDKINERIQELNDQLGDIKVDVVDIRKKFWDDVTVNLDNAEEAAETYASIKQKAELLSERERSHRHSINQLRNLNKLKHSPYFGRVDFLETGENQAERVYIGTSSFVDKNGVDFYVYDWRAPISSLYYDYGPGTAQYETPTGLISGKMEGKKQYIIRNGTLLHMFDTGITIGDEMLQTVLGAQADAQMKSIVATIQKEQNQIIRNEKGKLLIVQGVAGSGKTSAALQRVAYLLYRHRDTLLAENIVLFSPNSMFNSYVSSVLPELGEENMQQTTFQEYLQHRLGSTFTIEDPFSQMEFVLIRSKDKSYEVGIAGIQLKSSVLFMQMIDQYLQILKDDGIIFKGLKFRGQVLFTKAMIKDYFYSIDQKLSIPNRMSLTAEWLLKELRIFELNERKEEWVECEMELLDKEAYLKAYHKLQKASQNNSEFYDFDREKEILSAIIVKKRLKKIRKYIEELKFIDVRATYLQLFKKIEFVKSFQELLPQQWSDICVSTIENIDQFHLRYEDATPFLYLKGRLEGLQVNTSIRHVFIDEAQDYSPFQFAFIKSLFPRGKMTVLGDLNQSIYAHSSVNSFEALQYLFNSDEIEQYQLTRSYRSTYQIVEFTKHIMNANIDPFNRQGGQPTIQRAQNKEELHLNIIQRIKSLQVKGLETIAIICKTAEETESVHENLSKVESIRMITKHSTGYEAGVLVIPSYLAKGVEFDAVIIYDASSDKYSRESERNLFYTACTRAMHSLDLFYMGKKTLFLQNIPAHTYIEK, encoded by the coding sequence ATGACGGAACAAATTCATGAATGGAAAATAGAACAAGCACGAGTTAGCAATGTGATTGATAAAATTAATGAACGCATTCAAGAACTAAACGATCAACTCGGTGATATTAAAGTAGATGTCGTCGACATTCGCAAGAAGTTTTGGGATGATGTGACAGTGAATTTAGATAATGCTGAGGAAGCAGCTGAAACGTATGCAAGTATTAAACAAAAAGCTGAATTGCTTTCCGAACGTGAACGAAGTCATCGTCATTCGATAAACCAATTACGTAACTTAAATAAATTGAAGCACTCACCATATTTTGGTCGCGTTGATTTTTTGGAAACCGGTGAAAATCAGGCGGAGCGAGTGTATATTGGAACTTCTTCTTTTGTCGATAAAAACGGAGTAGATTTTTATGTTTATGACTGGCGTGCGCCGATTTCGAGTTTATATTATGACTATGGTCCAGGTACTGCACAGTATGAAACACCAACAGGTCTCATTAGTGGAAAGATGGAAGGAAAAAAGCAATATATCATTCGTAATGGTACGCTCTTACATATGTTCGATACTGGAATTACGATTGGTGATGAGATGTTACAAACAGTCCTCGGGGCCCAAGCAGATGCTCAAATGAAAAGCATTGTTGCGACCATCCAGAAAGAACAAAACCAAATTATTCGTAATGAAAAAGGAAAGCTATTAATTGTTCAAGGTGTAGCTGGCAGTGGGAAAACATCAGCAGCATTACAGCGAGTCGCCTATCTTCTCTATCGACATCGGGACACATTATTAGCTGAAAATATCGTATTATTTTCACCAAACTCAATGTTTAATAGTTATGTGTCTAGTGTCCTACCTGAACTTGGGGAAGAAAATATGCAACAGACGACGTTTCAAGAGTATTTGCAGCATCGACTAGGCAGTACGTTTACGATTGAAGATCCGTTTTCACAAATGGAGTTTGTTCTTATACGATCGAAAGATAAATCATACGAGGTTGGTATTGCTGGAATACAACTAAAATCATCCGTATTATTCATGCAAATGATTGATCAGTATCTTCAAATACTTAAAGATGACGGAATTATTTTCAAAGGTTTAAAGTTCAGAGGCCAAGTTTTATTTACAAAGGCGATGATCAAGGACTATTTTTACTCTATAGATCAAAAATTATCGATACCTAACAGGATGAGTTTAACTGCAGAGTGGCTATTAAAAGAGTTGCGTATATTTGAACTAAATGAACGGAAAGAAGAATGGGTTGAATGTGAAATGGAACTTTTGGATAAAGAGGCGTATTTAAAAGCATATCACAAGCTTCAAAAAGCAAGCCAAAATAACAGTGAGTTTTACGATTTTGACCGAGAAAAAGAAATACTTTCAGCGATTATTGTAAAAAAACGATTAAAAAAAATAAGAAAGTATATCGAAGAACTTAAGTTTATTGACGTTCGTGCAACGTATTTGCAATTATTTAAAAAGATCGAGTTTGTTAAAAGCTTTCAGGAGTTATTGCCACAACAATGGTCAGATATCTGTGTTTCAACAATTGAAAATATTGATCAGTTTCATCTTCGTTATGAGGATGCGACTCCATTTCTTTATTTAAAAGGTAGGCTCGAAGGATTACAAGTGAATACGTCTATTCGCCATGTTTTTATTGATGAAGCCCAAGATTATTCGCCATTTCAATTTGCATTTATTAAAAGTTTGTTTCCTCGTGGAAAAATGACGGTATTAGGTGATTTAAATCAATCGATCTATGCGCATTCATCCGTCAATAGTTTTGAAGCGCTACAATATTTATTTAATTCTGACGAGATTGAGCAGTATCAATTGACTCGCAGTTACCGTTCCACCTATCAAATTGTTGAATTTACTAAACATATTATGAATGCTAATATCGATCCGTTTAATCGACAAGGGGGGCAACCAACGATTCAAAGAGCACAAAACAAAGAGGAACTACATTTAAATATTATTCAGAGGATTAAATCCTTACAGGTAAAGGGATTGGAAACGATCGCTATTATTTGTAAAACAGCTGAAGAAACGGAAAGTGTTCATGAGAATTTAAGCAAGGTTGAATCGATAAGAATGATCACAAAGCATTCAACAGGGTATGAGGCGGGAGTACTCGTAATTCCTTCTTACCTCGCCAAAGGGGTTGAGTTTGATGCGGTTATTATTTACGATGCTTCTAGTGATAAGTATAGTCGTGAAAGTGAACGGAATTTATTTTACACGGCCTGTACGAGAGCGATGCATTCTCTTGACCTCTTCTATATGGGGAAAAAAACACTCTTTCTTCAAAACATTCCTGCACACACATATATCGAAAAATAA
- a CDS encoding class II aldolase/adducin family protein, producing MSTFLMNGACETSFMQWLEKGMKDTFIHNGFSLCEEVDENIQLVLNFTNHDKCRPFRRKAQATFVVSVLEKGGPVENVFKEAYPYLIRSLSNHLMFINHHEETTTFFFLTPEQGCYQIAYKQGDNEATLFQKIYDRLEPLASSQLVIDNEFHFDLPEPLWNGDDVSQQLKHSGKKLDEMNLLPAPFPIDEYLTPRDMRHLHKLYGIGGLSYGNLSARQDENHFWMSASGIDKSNMNKIGQDILFIKGYNSDDNKIEVSVPPEVTPKRASVDAIEHWMIYKEHPEVGAIVHIHAWMDGIQATEINYPCGTVELAKTVAQLVRESDNPTQAVIGLKNHGLTITGKSLEDIFERIDGKINRQVPMH from the coding sequence ATGAGTACATTTTTAATGAATGGAGCTTGTGAAACTTCGTTTATGCAATGGCTAGAAAAAGGAATGAAAGATACTTTCATTCACAATGGATTTTCACTTTGTGAGGAGGTCGATGAGAACATTCAGCTCGTCCTCAACTTTACGAACCATGACAAATGCCGACCATTTAGAAGAAAAGCCCAAGCTACATTCGTCGTTTCCGTTTTAGAAAAAGGAGGGCCTGTTGAAAATGTATTTAAAGAAGCATACCCTTATTTAATTCGATCACTTTCAAACCATTTGATGTTTATCAACCATCACGAAGAAACCACTACCTTCTTTTTCTTAACACCTGAACAAGGGTGTTACCAAATTGCCTATAAACAAGGTGACAATGAAGCAACATTATTTCAAAAAATATACGATCGACTAGAGCCACTCGCTTCTTCACAACTTGTTATCGACAATGAGTTTCACTTTGATTTACCTGAACCATTATGGAATGGGGACGACGTAAGTCAGCAGTTAAAACATTCAGGTAAGAAGCTCGATGAAATGAATCTTCTTCCTGCTCCTTTTCCTATTGACGAATATTTAACACCTAGAGATATGAGACACTTACATAAATTGTATGGAATTGGCGGATTAAGTTATGGAAATTTAAGTGCACGCCAAGATGAAAACCATTTTTGGATGAGTGCAAGTGGAATTGATAAGTCAAATATGAACAAGATAGGTCAAGATATTCTTTTTATTAAAGGATATAACTCTGATGACAATAAAATTGAAGTAAGTGTTCCACCAGAAGTAACACCAAAACGGGCTTCAGTTGACGCAATAGAGCATTGGATGATTTATAAGGAACACCCTGAAGTCGGTGCGATCGTTCATATTCACGCATGGATGGACGGAATCCAAGCAACAGAAATTAACTACCCATGCGGCACTGTCGAACTAGCGAAAACTGTAGCACAGCTTGTCCGAGAATCGGACAACCCTACTCAAGCTGTAATCGGTCTCAAAAATCACGGCTTAACTATTACGGGCAAAAGCTTAGAAGACATTTTTGAGCGTATCGATGGGAAAATTAATCGACAAGTACCAATGCATTAA